One SAR202 cluster bacterium genomic window, TCCCCGTGGACACCTGGTACTTCCCCTGCCCGTCCAGGTCCAGCGACAGGCTTATGCTGGTCTCGCGAGTCTTACGCTCCAGCTTGGCCGTGCGGTGCGACTTCACTTCCCCGCCACCGCCTCTCGAAGCGCCTTCACGAACCCGTCCGTCTCCCACCCCTGCCCCACGCTCACCCGCAGGCAGTCCGCCATGTCACCGTCCTGGTAGTAGCGCACGAACACGCCCTTCCTCGCCAGCGACTGGTATATCTCGACGCCCCGGCCCTTGGGCAGCCGCACCATCATGAAGTTGGCCTGCGACGGTATCGGCGTCACCCCGGGTATCTTCTTTATCAAATCGAACATCCGCTCCCGCTCTTTGATAACGGGCGTGATGCGGCTCATCAGCAGTTCCTTGTCCTCCAGCGACGCCTTCAGCGCCACCTCCGCCGCCACATTCATGTTGTACGGCGGCTTGATGGTCATCATCAGCTTGGCTATCTCCGGGTCCATGACCCCCATGCCCACCCGCAGCCCCGCCAGCCCCGCCCACTTACTGAAGGTCCTGAAAATAATCAGGTTGGGGTACTCGTCCAGTAGGCCGATGAAGCTCTGTCCGCAGTACTCGTAGTACGCCTCATCCACCACCACAATAACCCCCATCTCCAGCAGCGCCCGTATCTGCGACTCGCTGGGCGCGTTCCCCGTCGGATTGTTGGGATGCGCGATGAATATAATCTTAGTCTTCTTGTTCTTGGCTAACGCAATGGCCTCTACATCTAGCTCAAAGTTCTTGTCCCGCTTCACCGATATAACCTCTGCCGGTATCAATCGCGCCGAGAACCGATACATGCCAAAGGTCGGCACCGGCTCGATGATGTTGTCGCCTGGGCCAACGAATAATCGCATCACCAAATCGATCATCTCGTCGCTGCCGTTCCCCGCGACGATGCGCTCCTCCGGTGAGCCTGTGTACACCGCCAGCGCCTTCTTTATCTCCCGTTGCTGCGGGTCGGGGTATCGATTGTAGTTGCCGTAGCTGGCCAGTGCTTTCGCCACCTTCGGCGACGGCCCGTAGGAGTTCTCGTTGCCGTTCAGTCGAATAATCTTGTCCGGCGGTATGCCGGCGTCGGCGGCCATAGCCTCCAGCGACCGTATCCCGTCGTACCCCTTGGGCGTCTGAAGATGCGGCTGCACCATACCCTTGACGTTGACCTTTTTGTTCATGAATAATTTCTCCCTTAAGTACGCCTGGTTTCAATTGAGGTCGGAAAACGGCAAAACGAATCGTCGGCTAACAAGGATATCCCTTCTCCTCTTGTGATGGGTGTTGCTAGATGATATGTGACCAGTGTCCAGATTAGTTGCCGCTTATCATAACCGGGCCTCCCCTTTACCCCTTCTCCCCCTCGATGGGGGAGAACAGAAGAGAGGGTGAAACCCTGCCACCAACAATCCTTTATCACCTCCAGTAACCCCCTTTTCTTCTATACTCGCTATTGGAAGAACCGGTGATATCCATGCTTATGGGAGAAGGCGCGGGTCGAAGACTGGCCGTGGAGAGATGAGGGGTAAGCCCTGAAGATACACTCCATCTGGCAGACCAATCTAGCGTCACCTCCCCGTTCCTTCCCCTCTTAGATGGAAGGACTACATTTGCCATACGTTTATGAATCCTTTGCCTTGGGCGTTATTCGTCCCCTGGTATCTCTAATTCTCATCTCCATCGCCCGCGCGTGCGCCGTCAGCCCCTCCGCCCGCGCCATCCGCGCCGCCGCCTCGGCGATGCCGTCCATGTCCTCTTCTCGAAGCGCCACCACCGGCATAGTGCGCAGGAACTGCCGCACCCCCAGCGCCGACGAGAACCGCGCCGTCCCACCCGTCGGCATTACGTGGCTCGGCCCCGCAATGTAGTCCCCCGCCACCTCCGGCGACCAGTGCCCCAGGAACAGCCCGCCGGCGTTCCGCACCTTCCCCGCCCACTTCCACGGCTCCTCCACCACCAGGCACATATGCTCTGGCGCAACGTAGTTCGCCAATTCTATAGCCTCGTCTAAATCCTCCACCAGCGCCAGGCACCCGCCGTTGCTCACCGCCGACTCGGCTATCTGCCGACGCTCCAGCGACGCCGCCTGCTTCGACAGCTCCGCCTCCACCTCCGCCACCAACGCCAGCGAGTCCGTAATAAATATAGGCGACGCCATCGAGTCGTGCTCCGCCTGCGCCAGCAGGTCCGCCGCGCAGTGGTTAGCCTTTGCCGACCTGTCGGCCACTATAACGGTCTCCGTCGGTCCGTACAGCCCATCGATGCCCACGTCCCCATATACCATCTTTTTCGCCAGGGTCACAAAAATGTTCCCAGGGCCGCAGATTATGTCAACTTTCGGCACCGACGCCGTCCCGTAGGCCATGGCCCCGACCGCCTGCGCCCCCCCGATTCGAAATACCCTGTCCACCCCTGCCACCGACGACGCTGCCAGCACCACAGGGCTGGTGGTCGGGCTGCACAATATAACCTCTTTCACGCCCGCCACTCGCGCCGGCACCGCGCTCATCAACACCGTCGATGGATATGCCGCCGTCCCGCCCGGCGCGTACAGCCCCGCCCGCTCCAGCGGCACCAACCGCTCCCCCAGTCCCCGCTCTACGTCCATCCATCCCTTAGGCATGGCCGACTCGTGATAATCGCGAATCCGCTGCGCCGCCAGCCTCAGAGACGTCAGCAGTTCTTTATCCGTCTGCTCCAACGCCCATGAAATCTCGTCCTTCGATACCTCCAGCGAGTCCAGTTCAGTCTTGTCCAGCAGCCGGCTGTAGTGACGCACCGCCTCGTCCCCACCACTCCGCACGTCGTCCAGTATCCGCCGCACTGCCTCCTCCGGCCCCAACGCCTCGCCGAAGACCTCCCTGCTCCGCTCCTTCACCCTGTCAGTAATACGAGATAGGTCTAGCGTCCCTTTTCGCGCCAGGGCCTTTTTCCCCTCCTCCAGCCCTCGCACTACCCTAAGCTTCATCGAAAGTCCTGTTTCCTTGGGAGTGTCCCAAGCATGGTTTGTAAGCAAGGCCTCTTGGAATCCCCTCAGGTCCCTTCCCCCCTTGAGGGGGAAGGTTAGGATGGGGGGTCGGGGTCTTGGCGGGGACGCGTCTTTGATTAACGCCAACTTTAAGCAAGTGGTGCCTCACCCAGGTTCTCCTTGATCAGCCGCACTGACTCGCTCACGGACTTCTCGTTGAACTCCTTTATACGCTTCTTCGGCACCCGGCTATACACTCGATTCAAGTTGGTGTAGAGGCCCGATAGGAAGCTCTCCACCACCATCTGCGCCTCCTGGTCCTCTTTGTACATGCGACGCACCAGGAACGACAGCCTGCCCCACGAAAACGGCCTCCGCCCAAAATCGACTACCCACGCCCGCCACTGGGCCAGCGTTGGCGAGTCGATGAACCCGATGCTCACTCCATCATCCGACCCGTTCAGCATATCCAACACCGACTCTATACTCAGCACCTCTTCCCACGCCTGCCTGTCCAGGTCCAACTGCAGCGCCCTGTCCGAAACGTTGGCCTCGACTTCGCTGGGGAACTCCTCCCGATTTCCGAAGTGCGGCTGGTACACATGCGTAATCCACGTCTCGTCCGTCGTCAGGTGGCTGATATACCCCGCGATAAACGCGCGAGTCGCCGGGCTACGACGCATCGCCTCCTTCAGCCTCGGGTTGGCGATAAACATCCCCGCTGTGCCGTCGCCCACACCTTCCACTTCCAAAGGCGTGAAGTGCGTATAGTCGCGCTTCCATTTAGTCACCGCGCGAATGTCCGGCGTGGTGCACCCCAGCAAGAAACTCCCCTTGTGCGCCTCCACCATCGGGTCCTGCAGCGCCTCCAGAGTGCGTAACGCAAAGTTGAAATGTGTAGCTAAATTAGGCATGTTCACTTACTTCCATACCCACCATAGCACACTTCAAGCCCCCTGTCCTTTTGTAGGGGCGAGGTCGCCTCGCCCTTCTTCTCTACCCCTTCCCTCACTCGGCTGGGGAAGATTAGGAATGGGGCGCCCCTCTCAGGTCTCCTCTCCCTTGATGGGAGAGGATTTAAGGTGAGGGTGAAGCCCTGTGGACACATCACGTCCGTCAGGCGAGACCATACCCTCCATGATCTCTCACTTAGGTCCTCTTCCCTCCTGAGGTCGAGCTCCTTACCTAACATCAATCTGAGATCCCAATGCCAATCGGGAGGGAGAGTTAGACCTGTCCCGAGCCCGGTCGAAGGAGAGAGGAGTCGGGGTGGGGTAGGGCGGAAGTTGTTTTGCATCCCTACACCCCCAGCTTCCTCAGCAGCGCCTCGTACGCCGCGCACTGCTCCTTGAACATATACCCCAGCGGCGACACCGATATATCCGTCGCCCCCACGCTCCGCAGGTGGTCCGTCACCTCCAACATCCGCTCCCTGGATATCACCAGGTTCACGGTGTGCCACCCCTCGCCGTCCACATTATACACTCGCGACACCGTCGGCCCTCGAAAACCTGCCAGCTCCCGCTTCGTCAGTATCTTCGACGCCACGTCCTCCGCCGATTTCGCCCTCAAGTTAGCCGACAGCCGGTAGTACCCCCTCGATTGCAGATACCCCTCCATCATCTCCAGGATCGCTCGAGTCTGCCGCAGCGCCTGCGAGTTCTTTCGCAGCGTCGCCCGGTTCCCCACCAGGCACGCCTGCGCCGACAGCACCGTCCCGTCCTCCAACGGCCGCAGCCGGTTCTCTCGCAGCGTCTCCCCGCTGGCCGTCAGGTCGGCGATGAGGTCGGCGAAGCCCGCCGCCGGCGCCGCCTCGATGGCCCCGCTGGTCATGATAAGGTTGAAGTGGTTGATGCCGTGTTCCAGCAAGAACCGCCTCACCAGCCGATGAAATTTAGTCGCGATTCTCAATGGCCGGCCCTGCTGCCGAAACTCCAGCGCCACGTCCGCCAGATCGCTCATCGATGTCACGTCCAGCCATGCGTTGGGCACCGCCAGCACCAGGTCACACTGCCCGAACCCTAGGTCCTCCATAATCAGGATGGCGTCCCCGCCCTCCCGATGGTACTCCAAATACCTGTCCAGCCCCGTAATACCCAGGTCAGCGCTGGCCTCCTCAATTTTCGACGTCACGTCCGCCGCCCGCTGGAACAGCACCGTCGCGCCCTTTATCGTTGGAATAAAACCTGTATATCTACGCGAGCTTGGCCGCTTCACCGACAGGCTGCACGCCTTCATAAAATCGCGCGATGGCTCGTCCAGCGCGCCGTCGCTGGGCAGGATAAGCCGCAATCCGTTGCTTCCGTTATAGCTCATGCCCCCGACCCCGCCTTTGATTCTATTCGTTGCACAATGTTCCAGGCAGCGCCCGCAAATAAGGCCAGCGTCGGAGCCCCCTCTGGTCCCTTCCCTCCTTGAACGGCTTGTGCTAATTGAGGTGTGATGTATATCCAAGGGTTGCCTAGCACCGAGGAACTTCCTTCTCCCCTTGTGAGAGAAGGCGCAGGATGAGGGGTGAAACCCTGGAAGTACAATGCTTTATCAATGCCACTTGCCACCCTGCCTTCCTCCCTTCTCCTGCAATAAGCGGGGGAGGGACAAAGGATAGGGGTCCTCCCTTCCGTCTGGTCCTCTCCCCCCTTGAGGGGGAGAGTTAGAGAGAGTGGTCGGGGTGGAGTAGCGATGGGGCTTTGATTCATACCCCAGCCCTCTCCAGCACCCTGTCCAGCGTGTAGGCAAACCCCAGCGCCGCCAGGTCCCGACTGCCACCCATCGCCCTCGCCAGCCCGTCGTACCGCCCGCCTCCGCCCAAAGAGGCTTCGCCCTTCGAGTCCATAATCTCAAATACAATCCCCGTGTAATACGCGATACCCCGCGCCAGACCTAAATCAAGCGTAACCTCGGCGCCACCCAGCTCCTCCTTCTCCACCAGCGACATCACCAACTCCAGCCGCTCCACCGATTCCATCGGCAGCTTGTTTGACGAAAACAGCACCCTGGCCTGCTTCAACGCCTTCCCCGGCTCCCCTCGAATCCCCGCCAGCTTCGACGAAAGCTCCAACGCCTTCTCCAGCCGCTTCGGGTCCTCCCCTCCTTGCAGCTTCCGCATCAGCCGCTCCGATATCTCGTCCGGCTGCCGCTGCCCCAGCGCCCCCGGTTCCTCCCGCTGTAGCAGGCTGCTGATCAACGCCTTAGACGGCGCTTCCGACAGTCCCTCGGGGAGCGGGCCGAGCGCAGCGAGTCCTGAGCGAAGTCCGTACTCGGACGTAGTCGAAGGATCTAATTCCTTTAACACCGTCTTACCGTTCCCCAACAACCGAAATCTCCTCGCCCGCTCCATCGCCGCCTCCAGCCCCTTGCCGCCCTCCCTAAGCAGCCCCACCTGGCTCAATACAAATACTCGCGCCCGCTCGCTCAACTTCTGGCTCTCCAGCAGCGCGTTGAATAACGACAGGTCCCCCAATACCAGCCGCACCTTCCCCACGCCCATCGACGCCAGCCCTTGGCACGCCAGCCCCAGCACCTCGCTGTCCGCCTCCGGCTCCCCTGACCCGATAAGCTCCACCCCTGCCTGGTTGAACTGTCGATATGCCTTCGAATCGTCGCTGTATCGAAACACCGGCCCAGCGTACTGCACCCGCACCGGCAGCTTCGGCATTCGCTCCCTCTCAATGAGCGAACGCACTATCGACGACGTGTACTCCGGCCGCAGGCTGACCTGGTTGCCCCCCGGGTCCGTAAACGAGTACATCTGCGACGCCATCTCCCCGCCGCCCTTCCTAAAGAACAGCTCCGTCGGCTCCAAAATGGGCGTCTCCATCAGCGCGTACCCGCGCTTGGCAAAAAGGCGTGTCAGCTTGGCCTGGGCCTCATTCAGCGCCGCCCACGACTCCTGCGGCATGTCCCGCATCCCAGGCAGTTTCCGTAATTTTTCCATGGCTTGAAGTGTAGATTGTACATCCGTACGCAATCACGCTTCAACCAAAGAATCTGCGAACTCATCCCCCCAGGTTGATGGAGACATGTGATGCCGTATATTATTATGCATATCCAGTATGTATAAATG contains:
- the hisC gene encoding histidinol-phosphate transaminase; protein product: MNKKVNVKGMVQPHLQTPKGYDGIRSLEAMAADAGIPPDKIIRLNGNENSYGPSPKVAKALASYGNYNRYPDPQQREIKKALAVYTGSPEERIVAGNGSDEMIDLVMRLFVGPGDNIIEPVPTFGMYRFSARLIPAEVISVKRDKNFELDVEAIALAKNKKTKIIFIAHPNNPTGNAPSESQIRALLEMGVIVVVDEAYYEYCGQSFIGLLDEYPNLIIFRTFSKWAGLAGLRVGMGVMDPEIAKLMMTIKPPYNMNVAAEVALKASLEDKELLMSRITPVIKERERMFDLIKKIPGVTPIPSQANFMMVRLPKGRGVEIYQSLARKGVFVRYYQDGDMADCLRVSVGQGWETDGFVKALREAVAGK
- the hisD gene encoding histidinol dehydrogenase, with protein sequence MKLRVVRGLEEGKKALARKGTLDLSRITDRVKERSREVFGEALGPEEAVRRILDDVRSGGDEAVRHYSRLLDKTELDSLEVSKDEISWALEQTDKELLTSLRLAAQRIRDYHESAMPKGWMDVERGLGERLVPLERAGLYAPGGTAAYPSTVLMSAVPARVAGVKEVILCSPTTSPVVLAASSVAGVDRVFRIGGAQAVGAMAYGTASVPKVDIICGPGNIFVTLAKKMVYGDVGIDGLYGPTETVIVADRSAKANHCAADLLAQAEHDSMASPIFITDSLALVAEVEAELSKQAASLERRQIAESAVSNGGCLALVEDLDEAIELANYVAPEHMCLVVEEPWKWAGKVRNAGGLFLGHWSPEVAGDYIAGPSHVMPTGGTARFSSALGVRQFLRTMPVVALREEDMDGIAEAAARMARAEGLTAHARAMEMRIRDTRGRITPKAKDS
- a CDS encoding zinc dependent phospholipase C family protein gives rise to the protein MPNLATHFNFALRTLEALQDPMVEAHKGSFLLGCTTPDIRAVTKWKRDYTHFTPLEVEGVGDGTAGMFIANPRLKEAMRRSPATRAFIAGYISHLTTDETWITHVYQPHFGNREEFPSEVEANVSDRALQLDLDRQAWEEVLSIESVLDMLNGSDDGVSIGFIDSPTLAQWRAWVVDFGRRPFSWGRLSFLVRRMYKEDQEAQMVVESFLSGLYTNLNRVYSRVPKKRIKEFNEKSVSESVRLIKENLGEAPLA
- the hisG gene encoding ATP phosphoribosyltransferase: MSYNGSNGLRLILPSDGALDEPSRDFMKACSLSVKRPSSRRYTGFIPTIKGATVLFQRAADVTSKIEEASADLGITGLDRYLEYHREGGDAILIMEDLGFGQCDLVLAVPNAWLDVTSMSDLADVALEFRQQGRPLRIATKFHRLVRRFLLEHGINHFNLIMTSGAIEAAPAAGFADLIADLTASGETLRENRLRPLEDGTVLSAQACLVGNRATLRKNSQALRQTRAILEMMEGYLQSRGYYRLSANLRAKSAEDVASKILTKRELAGFRGPTVSRVYNVDGEGWHTVNLVISRERMLEVTDHLRSVGATDISVSPLGYMFKEQCAAYEALLRKLGV
- a CDS encoding histidine--tRNA ligase family protein; translated protein: MEKLRKLPGMRDMPQESWAALNEAQAKLTRLFAKRGYALMETPILEPTELFFRKGGGEMASQMYSFTDPGGNQVSLRPEYTSSIVRSLIERERMPKLPVRVQYAGPVFRYSDDSKAYRQFNQAGVELIGSGEPEADSEVLGLACQGLASMGVGKVRLVLGDLSLFNALLESQKLSERARVFVLSQVGLLREGGKGLEAAMERARRFRLLGNGKTVLKELDPSTTSEYGLRSGLAALGPLPEGLSEAPSKALISSLLQREEPGALGQRQPDEISERLMRKLQGGEDPKRLEKALELSSKLAGIRGEPGKALKQARVLFSSNKLPMESVERLELVMSLVEKEELGGAEVTLDLGLARGIAYYTGIVFEIMDSKGEASLGGGGRYDGLARAMGGSRDLAALGFAYTLDRVLERAGV